One window from the genome of Salvia splendens isolate huo1 chromosome 9, SspV2, whole genome shotgun sequence encodes:
- the LOC121746720 gene encoding PHD finger protein ALFIN-LIKE 5-like yields MEVGAHKSPRTVEEVFRDFKGRRIGLIKALTTDVEEFFQRCDPEKENLCLYGFPTEQWEVNLPAEEVPPELPEPALGINFARDGMQEKDWLALVAVHGDAWLLSVAFYFGARFGFDKADRKRLFNMINDLPTIFEVVTGASKMQFKDKLGVTTHSGSKSKPNLKMEKISKPPSKDESEGLDEEEEDEEEEHGDTLCGACGENYAQDEFWICCDICERWFHGKCVKITPARAEHIKQYKCPSCSNKRARP; encoded by the exons ATGGAGGTTGGCGCGCACAAAAGCCCTCGCACTGTGGAAGAGGTCTTCCGAGATTTCAAGGGTAGGCGTATTGGCTTGATCAAAGCTCTCACCACCG aTGTTGAAGAATTTTTTCAACGCTGCGATCCTG AGAAGGAGAATCTGTGCCTTTATGGATTTCCTACCGAGCAGTGGGAAGTTAATCTTCCTGCTGAGGAGGTGCCTCCGGAGCTACCAGAGCCTGCTTTAGGTATAAACTTTGCTAGAGATGGCATGCAAGAGAAAGACTGGTTGGCTCTAGTTGCTGTCCACGGCGATGCATGGCTACTTTCTGTTGCTTTCTATTTTGGTGCAAGATTTGGTTTTGATAAAGCTGACAG GAAACGCCTATTCAATATGATAAACGATCTTCCTACAATTTTTGAAGTTGTGACTGGGGCTTCAAAGATGCAATTCAAAGATAAATTGGGTGTCACAACTCACAGTGGAAGCAAATCTAAGCCAAActtaaaaatg GAAAAAATATCCAAGCCCCCATCAAAGGATGAGAGTGAGGGATTAGAcgaagaagaggaggatgaggaggaggagcatggTGATACGTTGTGTGGAGCATGTGGAGAAAACTACGCACAGGACGAGTTCTGGATCTGCTGTGACATATGTGAGAGATGGTTCCATGGGAAATGCGTGAAGATAACTCCTGCTAGGGCCGAGCacatcaagcaatacaaatgcCCGTCGTGCTCTAATAAAAGAGCACGGCCTTGA
- the LOC121747885 gene encoding ankyrin repeat-containing protein ITN1-like: MERRLAEAAFGGDLKELQKIMVEDPLILDKITASCSDETPLHTAAMLGHGSFVVALLSRKPELAAECDSRGRSPMHLAAAKGHAEVVRELLLVNSDVASMRDSDGRTALHVAAVKGREGVLAELVALAPSLTRVLTDRGETGLHLCVKWNRYEAAKLLADDDCLLNFKDCDGNTALHIAVAQKQFRMIKYLIQLDQVEVNVLNKNQLTALDLLRQSPRDTRDMEIEHALLCSGALSAKDMDSIADEGKSHQRLSSLTVTQRKPTDWLGRRRSALMVVASLIATVAFQAGLTPPGGIWEDDYYVDENGQAVSDPHSAGHSVMAYQEPGVYSAFMILNTTAFLASLSIILLLVSGLPLNRRKWMWLQMVIMWVAISTQVATYFVTLRHISPRDMAGTLREVTEISVLTWLTLIVVVFVGNVLRLNLWVLRKYGLIKEKERDSEGIGDDQEDVFE; encoded by the exons ATGGAGAGGAGATTAGCGGAAGCAGCTTTTGGAGGAGATCTGAAGGAGCTACAGAAAATCATGGTTGAGGATCCTCTGATTCTCGACAAAATCACAGCTTCCTGCTCCGACGAAACGCCGCTCCATACGGCCGCCATGCTCGGCCACGGCAGCTTCGTCGTAGCGCTGCTGAGTCGGAAGCCTGAGCTGGCCGCTGAGTGTGACTCACGCGGCCGCTCGCCGATGCACCTGGCTGCGGCCAAGGGACACGCGGAGGTCGTGAGGGAGCTGCTTCTCGTGAATAGTGACGTGGCATCGATGCGGGATTCGGACGGGAGGACGGCCCTCCACGTGGCGGCAGTCAAGGGGCGGGAGGGCGTGTTGGCTGAGTTGGTAGCGCTCGCTCCGAGCCTGACTCGAGTGCTCACCGACCGAGGTGAGACCGGTTTGCACCTCTGCGTCAAGTGGAACCGCTACGAGGCGGCCAAATTGCTGGCTGATGATGATTGCTTGCTGAATTTCAAGGATTGTGATGGCAATACTGCTTTGCATATTGCTGTTGCccagaagcaatttcgg ATGATCAAATATCTGATTCAACTAGACCAAGTTGAAGTGAATGTCTTGAACAAGAATCAACTGACAGCATTGGATCTACTGAGACAAAGTCCTCGTGACACGAGAGATATGGAAATCGAGCATGCACTTCTATGCTCGGGTGCTTTGTCTGCTAAGGATATGGACTCAATCGCCGATGAAGGAAAATCTCATCAGAGGCTCTCCTCTCTCACAGTCACACAGCGCAAGCCCACGGACTGGctggggaggaggaggagtgcGTTGATGGTGGTGGCATCGCTGATCGCCACAGTGGCCTTCCAGGCAGGGCTGACCCCACCCGGAGGCATCTGGGAGGACGactactatgtggacgagaaCGGGCAAGCTGTGAGCGACCCTCACTCCGCAGGCCACTCTGTGATGGCATACCAAGAGCCCGGTGTGTACAGCGCTTTCATGATCCTCAACACCACTGCCTTCCTAGCATCACTGAGCATAATTCTTCTGCTGGTGAGTGGGCTGCCACTCAACCGGAGGAAGTGGATGTGGCTGCAGATGGTGATTATGTGGGTAGCCATCAGCACTCAGGTGGCCACCTACTTTGTCACGCTCAGGCACATCTCGCCTCGTGACATGGCAGGGACACTCCGCGAAGTCACTGAGATATCGGTGCTAACGTGGCTCACACTCATCGTCGTTGTGTTCGTCGGGAATGTGCTGCGTCTGAATTTGTGGGTTCTGAGGAAGTATGGATTgataaaagagaaagagagggacTCAGAAGGCATTGGTGATGATCAAGAAGATGTATTTGAATAG
- the LOC121747884 gene encoding protein PLASTID MOVEMENT IMPAIRED 1-RELATED 1-like, with product MLSKADSKKKGGGVSGNGRLLSDIEAINKTFYSDKTLSRLASSTASSRAKSIGKSHVKESAKDSLERDKKSSIWSWKGLKALTQVRNRRFNCCFSLQVHSIEGMPALFDGTCLIVHWKRRDAEQITRPVRVCKGVAEFEDQLTHSCSVYGSRSGHHHSTKYEAKHSSLFVSACDAPELDLGKHQVDLTRLLPITLEELEEEKSSGKWTTSFRLSGKARGATMNVSFGYAIQSNNTEVSCGKSVSEIPSFQRNSTRMEKPLAPSEQMAEPDIYRAGSLPVRLSASNRYTEDIKDLHEVLPMPRSELLESMSILYQKLDEEISNTSVENKMESVSLSSCLGLHKVDHSRAPDAGEENCGTECDIAEFSIVDKGIEGKEYVGPEDEMLKIAEETGNGLEADFAVEMVLGSGSSSDLSPKELSSEAHEQSVQTGNCSAAGKNISVEEASEREMESPLSCVTEAANEKLESQNEEIDAIYFENYLEASSDYRDCSKGKSLDLDDITNSVATDFLEMLGIDHSPFSLSSESEPESPRERLLRQFEKDSLAEGGLLNFGIEKYPLELASDIPMGTVSEDFHHPQIVEGFEEMSRVAADAFGAETRALRMEDLETEALMREWGLNERTFQHSPPGGSGFGSPIDMPRDDPQQLPPLGEGLSSFVQTRDGGFIRSMDPALFRNTKSGGSLIMQVSNPVVVPAVLGSGVMDILQGLASIGIEKLSVQAKKLMPLEDLTGKTIQQVAWEGELHLEGPERQELVHQESEVMKNVHHENKNVKGSSRVQSLKRDTEYVSLEDLAPLAMDKIEALSVEGLRIQSGMSDDDAPSNISAQSIGEFSALKGKTVDVGGSIGLDGSGGLQLLDVKDNGEDVDGLMGLSLTLDEWMKLDSGDIDDDDLANERTSRILEAHHATSLDHFRGRSKGEKRRGRSRKYGLLGDNFTVALMVQLRDPLRDYEPVGTPMLALIQVERVFVPPKPRIYNTVSMWRSSDDDDEDKPTRGGAKEDNVAEKQTEDESNEEEQIPQYKITEVHVAGLKAEQGKKKLWGSANQQQSGSRWLLANGMGKKNKHPLMKSKGAPKSSAASAPTSTTVQPGETLWSISSRVHGSGAKWKELAALNPHIRNPNIILPNETIRLR from the exons ATGTTGTCAAAGGCAGATAGCAAAAAGAAGGGTGGTGGGGTTTCAGGAAATGGGAGGCTTTTGAGCGATATCGAAGCGATAAATAAGACGTTTTATTCCGATAAAACGTTAAGTAGGCTCGCTAGTTCTACGGCTAGTAGTCGAGCCAAGTCGATTGGAAAGTCTCATGTTAAGGAGTCAGCTAAGGATTCGTTGGAGAGGGATAAGAAGTCGTCTATTTGGAGCTGGAAAGGTCTCAAGGCCTTGACTCAAGTGAGGAACCGCAGGTTCAATTGctgtttctctctccaagtccACTCCATTGAAGGAATGCCCGCGCTCTTTGATGGCACTTGTCTCATTGTGCACTGGAAGAGGCGGGATGCTGAACAGATAACGCGGCCGGTTAGGGTTTGTAAAGGAGTAGCTGAGTTTGAGGATCAGTTGACTCATTCTTGCTCGGTCTATGGTAGTAGAAGTGGCCATCACCATTCAACGAAGTATGAGGCAAAGCATTCCTCGTTGTTTGTTTCTGCTTGTGATGCCCCCGAGCTGGATTTGGGGAAGCACCAAGTGGACTTGACTAGATTGCTTCCTATAACgttggaggagctggaggaggagaAGAGCTCGGGGAAGTGGACGACTAGTTTCAGGTTGTCAGGTAAAGCAAGAGGCGCAACAATGAACGTCAGTTTTGGATATGCTATTCAGAGCAATAACACTGAGGTGTCTTGTGGGAAAAGTGTTTCTGAGATCCCCAGCTTTCAGCGTAACAGCACAAGGATGGAAAAGCCCCTGGCGCCTTCTGAGCAAATGGCGGAACCAGATATTTATCGAGCGGGAAGTCTTCCTGTGAGGTTGTCTGCCTCAAACCGGTACACAGAAGACATAAAGGATCTTCATGAGGTTTTGCCGATGCCAAGGTCAGAACTGCTTGAGTCGATGAGTATACTCTATCAGAAACTGGATGAAGAAATTTCTAATACTTCGGTTGAGAATAAAATGGAGTCTGTTTCTTTATCTTCATGTCTTGGCCTGCACAAAGTGGATCATTCCAGAGCACCTGATGCCGGTGAAGAGAATTGTGGAACTGAATGTGATATTGCTGAGTTTTCGATCGTAGATAAGGGGATAGAAGGCAAAGAATACGTGGGACCAGAAGATGAGATGTTGAAGATTGCTGAAGAGACTGGAAATGGTCTAGAAGCTGACTTTGCTGTTGAGATGGTCCTTGGCTCGGGTAGCTCCTCCGATCTCTCGCCAAAAGAACTATCCTCTGAAGCTCACGAGCAATCAGTACAAACGGGCAACTGCTCTGCGGCAGGAAAAAACATCTCTGTGGAGGAAGCCTCTGAGCGAGAAATGGAATCCCCGCTAAGTTGTGTGACAGAGGCGGCGAATGAAAAATTAGAATCTCAAAATGAAGAGATTGATGCTATATACTTTGAAAATTATTTGGAGGCTAGTTCTGATTATAGAGATTGTAGCAAGGGAAAATCGCTCGATTTGGATGATATTACTAACTCAGTGGCTACTGATTTCTTGGAGATGCTGGGTATAGATCACAGTCCATTTAGCTTGAGTTCCGAAAGTGAGCCCGAGTCTCCAAGAGAGCGTCTACTCAGGCAGTTTGAGAAGGATTCTCTCGCCGAAGGAGGTTTACTCAACTTCGGTATTGAGAAGTATCCATTAGAACTTGCAAGCGACATTCCAATGGGAACTGTCTCTGAGGATTTCCACCATCCACAGATAGTTGAAGGTTTCGAGGAGATGTCTAGGGTAGCGGCAGATGCATTCGGGGCTGAAACTAGGGCCTTGAGGATGGAAGATTTGGAAACCGAAGCCTTGATGCGCGAGTGGGGCTTGAACGAGAGAACATTTCAACACTCTCCACCTGGTGGTTCTGGTTTTGGCAGTCCAATTGATATGCCTCGTGACGATCCTCAGCAGCTTCCTCCCCTGGGTGAAGGTTTGAGTTCCTTTGTGCAGACGAGAGACGGTGGGTTTATACGATCTATGGATCCTGCACTTTTCAGGAATACTAAGAGTGGTGGAAGTTTAATTATGCAGGTGTCCAATCCTGTGGTGGTGCCTGCAGTACTGGGGTCTGGTGTGATGGACATACTTCAAGGTCTGGCATCAATCGGGATCGAGAAGCTCTCCGTGCAGGCTAAGAAATTAATGCCTTTGGAAGATCTAACGGGGAAGACCATCCAACAAGTAGCTTGGGAAGGCGAACTGCATCTGGAGGGACCTGAGAG GCAGGAGTTGGTGCATCAGGAATCCGAAGTAATGAAGAATGTGCATCATGAAAACAAGAACGTGAAAGGTTCATCCCGTGTCCAATCCCTTAAAAGGGACACGGAATATGTGTCTTTAGAGGATCTTGCCCCTCTGGCCATGGATAAAATTGAAGCTCTTTCGGTTGAGGGCTTGAGAATACAATCCGGCATGTCCGATGACGATGCTCCTTCAAATATTAGTGCGCAGTCGATTGGTGAATTTTCTGCACTCAAGGGAAAGACGGTCGATGTTGGTGGCTCCATAGGTCTTGATGGGAGTGGTGGATTGCAGCTGCTTGATGTTAAAGATAATGGTGAAGATGTTGATGGGTTGATGGGCCTGTCCCTAACACTCGATGAATGGATGAAGCTGGATTCTGGTGACATCGATGATGATGATCTAGCAAACGAGCGGACCTCCAGAATACTGGAAGCCCATCACGCTACTTCTCTGGACCATTTTCGAGGGAGGTCAAAGGGGGAGAAGAGACGGGGAAGGAGTAGGAAGTATGGTCTGTTAGGCGACAATTTCACTGTGGCGTTAATGGTTCAGCTGCGCGACCCTCTACGTGACTATGAGCCAGTTGGCACCCCGATGCTCGCTCTCATTCAAGTTGAGAGAGTGTTTGTTCCTCCAAAGCCTAGAATCTACAACACGGTTTCTATGTGGAGGAGCTCTGACGATGATGACGAGGATAAACCAACCAGGGGCGGTGCCAAAGAGGACAATGTTGCGGAAAAGCAGACAGAAGACGAGAGTAACGAGGAAGAGCAGATTCCCCAATACAAGATAACTGAAGTGCACGTGGCCGGATTGAAGGCGGAGCAGGGCAAGAAGAAGCTTTGGGGTTCTGCAAACCAGCAACAGTCTGGATCACGGTGGCTGCTTGCGAATGGAATGGGGAAGAAGAATAAGCATCCGTTAATGAAGTCAAAGGGTGCTCCCAAGTCATCTGCTGCCTCTGCACCAACTTCGACAACTGTGCAGCCGGGAGAGACGTTGTGGAGCATTTCTTCTCGGGTCCATGGATCAGGGGCGAAATGGAAAGAACTGGCAGCACTCAATCCACACATTAGAAATCCGAACATCATCCTTCCAAACGAGACTATCAGATTGCGCTAG